The following proteins are co-located in the Bacteroidales bacterium genome:
- a CDS encoding nitroreductase family protein, producing MAIPTSRTKEKASIHINIEKCTGCGRCVDVCSDNSLMLESGKVAERNSPHFGCIGCGHCMAVCPDDAIEILGRTLSPDDLFDLPSREGSANYNEVLSLLQRRRSIRRFKDKIISQEIAEKILAAASTAPMGLPPSDVNVLVFETKEKNRAFAQDFCTYLEGMKWFVSDWFLTIMRPFWGKSADEMFRGFIKPLFKVYTEGMKEGKNLVNYDAPLAMYFYGSTYCDPADPIVAATYAMIAAESLGLGTCMLGGIHPLIQSGKKAKQFREQHGIKGKSREGLFVIFGYPAVTYRKGIKRTFASVN from the coding sequence ATGGCCATTCCCACCAGCAGAACCAAAGAAAAGGCAAGTATACACATCAACATCGAAAAATGTACTGGCTGCGGCCGTTGTGTTGATGTTTGCAGCGATAACAGCCTGATGCTCGAAAGCGGCAAAGTGGCTGAACGAAATTCCCCGCATTTTGGGTGTATCGGTTGCGGGCATTGCATGGCTGTTTGCCCTGACGACGCCATCGAAATCCTTGGCCGCACGCTAAGTCCGGATGATTTGTTTGATTTGCCTTCCAGGGAAGGCTCCGCAAATTATAATGAAGTTCTTTCACTTCTGCAGCGGCGAAGGAGTATACGGAGGTTTAAGGATAAAATTATCAGCCAGGAAATTGCCGAGAAAATACTGGCAGCAGCAAGCACCGCACCCATGGGCTTGCCGCCATCAGATGTAAATGTGCTGGTGTTTGAAACCAAAGAAAAGAACCGCGCTTTTGCGCAGGACTTCTGTACTTATCTTGAGGGAATGAAATGGTTCGTATCGGATTGGTTCCTTACAATTATGCGTCCATTTTGGGGCAAATCTGCCGATGAAATGTTTCGGGGTTTCATAAAACCGCTTTTTAAAGTTTATACCGAAGGCATGAAAGAAGGCAAAAATCTGGTGAACTACGATGCGCCGCTTGCGATGTATTTTTATGGTTCAACATATTGCGATCCAGCTGATCCTATTGTTGCTGCCACTTATGCCATGATCGCCGCCGAATCACTGGGTTTGGGAACATGCATGCTGGGCGGAATCCATCCACTGATACAAAGTGGAAAGAAAGCAAAGCAATTCCGAGAGCAGCATGGCATCAAGGGCAAAAGCCGTGAGGGCTTGTTTGTAATTTTTGGATATCCGGCAGTTACTTACCGGAAAGGGATTAAGCGAACGTTTGCCTCAGTGAACTGA
- a CDS encoding porin family protein: MKTRIFLTAAVIAVLSISSFAQKNNRFGIELNGGASFATQKLSEAELNTGFGFEGILQYHFLPQLGVYGGWGWNRFGADDSFAGQDVCFEETGYILGLQFRQALGNSNTTAFLRAGSLYNHIEIENADGDIVKDSGHGFGWQVAGGVEIPLGSNWSVAPGVKFNSLNRDIDLEGSTRELKHNYISARVGIVKRF, translated from the coding sequence ATGAAAACAAGAATTTTTCTTACAGCAGCAGTGATAGCCGTTTTATCAATCAGCAGCTTCGCTCAAAAAAACAACCGCTTTGGTATTGAACTCAATGGTGGCGCATCTTTTGCGACCCAAAAACTCAGCGAAGCAGAACTGAACACAGGTTTTGGTTTCGAAGGCATTTTACAATATCATTTTCTGCCGCAACTCGGAGTTTATGGTGGATGGGGCTGGAACCGTTTTGGCGCCGACGATTCCTTTGCCGGACAGGATGTTTGTTTTGAAGAAACAGGTTACATCTTAGGGTTACAGTTCAGGCAAGCGCTTGGCAACTCCAACACAACTGCATTCCTTCGCGCCGGAAGTTTATACAACCACATTGAAATTGAGAATGCCGATGGCGACATAGTCAAAGATAGTGGTCATGGTTTCGGCTGGCAGGTTGCCGGTGGTGTTGAAATCCCCCTGGGTTCAAACTGGAGCGTTGCACCTGGCGTAAAGTTCAATTCTTTGAACCGTGACATTGATCTTGAAGGAAGTACAAGGGAATTGAAGCACAATTATATTTCAGCACGCGTGGGGATTGTGAAAAGATTTTAA
- a CDS encoding DUF3857 domain-containing protein: MKKLTLLIISLLCVAAGYSQNENADAIYEKIKREYTLNNDGSMVFREFKQMKYLTHLSFNRLYGETFIVYNPRFQELVINEAYTIMADGSKVITPPNAFNEVLPRNAAQSATYNHLREMVVTHTGLEIGASVYFDYSIITKKDFWHALMGNVLIKESSPVREMEVIVRMPDNQQLNYQMFNSETKPEVVTKGSEQIFTWKFDNLSASSKEPFIGKYQAMTPRLIFSTAGNISDLAHWVARQDAFDYQLSDEIKSFIDKITAEKPDELKIIQSLQKEVAQSMAWGRAEPIYTGFVCRTPSEVWKSNGGSLLEKTVLLAAMLRHAGIDASPALAGPRSLFEPKASNLLLFEESIVIINTRNHGTVYLSATVVENQSLEYLFQNEVIMPLLKTGEITPIFPKSFPGEITFNGRFSIDTAMNLTGEIETSLQGSNNPFFSLSEAPGKLGSFISGGIIKKGENSVSITELSKEKSSATLAVEKTNPFREFSGYYQWELPFMNHGFESYRVNYLATSRTDSFMVPAGLDEKYEFTIDLPAGYEFVNPDASLEEKCAAGSVSINFSNDENQLMVTRVIQLTNTLVSPEDYESFRTMVNLWLEKNYKTIVFKKTE; this comes from the coding sequence ATGAAAAAACTTACTTTACTCATCATATCCTTACTTTGTGTTGCGGCAGGCTATTCACAAAATGAAAATGCTGATGCTATTTATGAAAAGATTAAAAGGGAATACACGCTGAACAACGATGGAAGCATGGTTTTCAGGGAGTTCAAACAAATGAAATACCTGACTCATTTATCATTTAACCGGCTTTACGGCGAAACCTTCATTGTGTATAATCCCCGCTTCCAGGAACTTGTCATCAACGAAGCCTACACCATTATGGCCGATGGCAGCAAAGTTATAACCCCGCCCAATGCATTCAACGAAGTATTGCCGCGCAACGCAGCACAATCGGCCACGTACAATCACCTTCGCGAAATGGTGGTTACACATACCGGGCTGGAAATCGGTGCCAGCGTTTATTTCGACTACAGCATCATCACAAAAAAAGACTTTTGGCATGCGCTGATGGGAAATGTATTAATCAAAGAATCGTCGCCCGTGCGGGAAATGGAAGTTATTGTACGCATGCCTGATAACCAGCAATTGAACTATCAAATGTTCAATTCTGAAACCAAACCGGAAGTTGTAACAAAAGGTTCAGAACAAATATTTACCTGGAAATTCGACAATCTCAGCGCTTCGTCAAAAGAGCCATTTATTGGCAAATACCAAGCAATGACACCAAGGTTGATTTTCAGCACAGCCGGGAATATCTCAGATTTAGCCCATTGGGTCGCACGCCAGGACGCATTTGATTACCAACTTAGCGATGAAATAAAAAGCTTCATTGATAAAATCACTGCCGAAAAACCTGATGAATTGAAGATCATTCAATCATTGCAAAAGGAAGTGGCTCAGTCAATGGCCTGGGGCAGAGCCGAACCAATCTATACCGGCTTCGTATGCCGAACCCCTTCCGAAGTCTGGAAAAGCAACGGAGGTAGCCTGTTGGAAAAAACAGTATTGCTTGCGGCAATGCTCAGGCATGCCGGCATTGATGCTTCGCCGGCATTGGCTGGTCCCCGCAGCTTGTTCGAACCCAAAGCCTCCAATTTGCTGTTGTTTGAAGAGTCCATCGTAATTATTAATACCCGAAACCACGGAACCGTTTATTTGTCAGCAACAGTTGTTGAAAACCAAAGTCTTGAGTATCTATTTCAGAATGAGGTGATCATGCCTTTATTGAAAACAGGGGAAATTACTCCAATATTTCCAAAATCATTCCCGGGCGAAATAACCTTTAACGGACGATTTAGCATTGATACAGCAATGAACCTTACCGGCGAAATTGAAACCAGCCTGCAAGGGAGCAACAATCCGTTTTTCAGCTTAAGTGAAGCGCCAGGCAAATTGGGCTCTTTCATCAGCGGTGGAATCATCAAAAAGGGTGAAAATTCTGTCAGTATCACTGAACTGAGCAAGGAAAAATCTTCAGCAACACTAGCCGTTGAGAAAACTAATCCATTCAGGGAATTTTCAGGCTATTATCAATGGGAACTTCCTTTTATGAACCATGGGTTCGAAAGTTACCGGGTAAATTACCTGGCTACTTCACGCACCGATTCTTTTATGGTGCCAGCCGGTTTAGATGAGAAATACGAGTTTACAATTGATTTACCTGCGGGATATGAATTTGTTAACCCGGATGCCAGTCTGGAAGAGAAATGCGCTGCCGGCTCAGTAAGCATAAACTTTAGTAACGATGAAAATCAATTAATGGTAACACGCGTAATCCAACTGACCAACACGCTTGTTTCTCCTGAAGATTATGAATCTTTCAGAACAATGGTCAATCTTTGGCTAGAAAAGAATTACAAAACCATCGTTTTCAAAAAGACAGAATAG
- a CDS encoding DUF3857 domain-containing protein, whose translation MRKLTTFLLLMLTALAVIANPISDLIKTSGNAKDYPGCNLLILFDSTNVEVQETGLGYFNMHQVFKVLTKQGALDKRVIRIDYDPLSADVEFRMVKIYRSNGTVEELDLSAVLDYPAPARAIYWGASEKMIELGRLEPGDAVELKYFKKGFTYALLLEDDEERFIPPMRGHYYDIVPFWSSEPMLEKVYSVSMPNDKPVQYEFYNGECKSSLRFEDGKTVYTFSMKNILPLKREPNMVDLFDVGPKLLLTTSPDWEAKSRWFYGVNEDYGSFDPTPEAEAFVKELLKDAKTEMDSVSILTHWVADNMRYSGISMGPGEGFTLHNTAMNFTDRCGVCKDKAALLISFLRIAGFESYAAMTMAGSRIEDIPADHFNHSVTVVKLSDGQYHLLDPTWVPFVRELWSSAEQQQHVLMGLPEGADLMETPISPPENHYLRMSATSDLKSDGTLTGVVSLEAEGQTDAAIRGMFTRDYKSQWEHNVAAELLRLYPRAEITDIKFSDPIDYMAGPVNIQISFNIPDFAFTGNKQMLFTPLLAGNFMSRAMGHLSLNTDLQERKYAFRDRCSRLVEVNETISLPEGYELLLPKEEVTTEGEAASYKGGYTQQGNSIVLNQQIILGKRVYEPSEWPEFRAAVQAQKNLAGMPVILKK comes from the coding sequence ATGAGAAAGCTTACAACTTTTCTGCTGTTAATGTTAACCGCACTTGCGGTTATTGCCAACCCAATATCAGATCTGATAAAAACCTCGGGAAACGCAAAGGACTATCCAGGCTGCAACCTGTTGATCCTTTTCGATAGCACCAATGTTGAGGTTCAGGAAACCGGGCTTGGGTATTTTAATATGCACCAGGTTTTTAAGGTGCTAACCAAACAAGGTGCGCTTGACAAACGGGTAATCAGGATTGATTACGACCCGCTCTCAGCTGATGTGGAATTCCGCATGGTAAAGATTTATCGCTCAAACGGAACGGTTGAAGAGCTTGATCTTTCTGCTGTACTCGATTATCCGGCGCCTGCCCGGGCAATTTATTGGGGCGCCAGCGAGAAAATGATCGAGTTGGGAAGGCTCGAACCCGGTGATGCCGTGGAGCTAAAATACTTCAAGAAAGGTTTTACTTATGCCTTGCTTCTTGAGGATGATGAGGAACGCTTTATCCCTCCCATGCGTGGCCATTATTACGATATTGTGCCCTTCTGGAGCAGCGAGCCTATGCTTGAAAAGGTTTATTCGGTCAGCATGCCAAACGACAAGCCCGTTCAATATGAGTTTTACAATGGTGAATGTAAATCCTCATTAAGGTTTGAAGATGGAAAAACCGTGTACACATTTTCAATGAAGAATATTTTGCCGCTAAAGCGCGAACCCAATATGGTTGATCTTTTTGATGTGGGTCCAAAACTCTTGCTCACCACAAGCCCTGATTGGGAAGCAAAATCACGCTGGTTTTATGGTGTGAACGAAGATTATGGCAGTTTCGATCCGACCCCTGAAGCCGAAGCATTTGTTAAAGAATTGCTGAAAGATGCGAAAACTGAAATGGACAGTGTTTCGATCCTCACCCACTGGGTGGCCGACAATATGCGTTATTCAGGCATTTCAATGGGGCCAGGCGAAGGGTTCACACTACATAATACAGCCATGAACTTTACCGACCGCTGCGGGGTTTGCAAAGACAAAGCTGCATTGCTCATTTCGTTTTTGCGAATTGCCGGTTTTGAATCCTACGCGGCAATGACGATGGCCGGTTCGCGCATCGAAGACATTCCTGCCGATCATTTCAACCACAGCGTCACGGTGGTAAAACTCTCCGATGGGCAGTATCATCTGCTCGATCCAACCTGGGTGCCTTTTGTGAGGGAATTATGGTCAAGCGCCGAGCAGCAACAGCATGTATTGATGGGTTTGCCCGAAGGCGCCGATCTGATGGAAACACCCATTTCGCCACCCGAGAACCATTACCTGAGAATGAGTGCCACTTCGGATTTAAAATCTGACGGCACATTGACTGGCGTTGTAAGCTTAGAGGCTGAAGGCCAAACCGATGCCGCTATACGTGGAATGTTTACACGGGATTACAAATCGCAATGGGAGCACAACGTTGCCGCCGAACTATTGCGGTTGTATCCCCGGGCTGAAATTACTGACATAAAGTTTAGCGATCCTATTGATTACATGGCCGGGCCTGTAAATATTCAAATCAGCTTCAACATCCCGGATTTTGCTTTCACAGGCAACAAACAAATGCTTTTCACTCCGTTGCTCGCCGGTAATTTTATGAGCCGCGCCATGGGGCATTTGTCGCTGAACACCGATTTACAGGAAAGAAAATATGCTTTCCGCGATCGTTGCAGTCGTCTGGTGGAGGTTAACGAAACCATCAGCCTGCCCGAAGGCTATGAACTTTTATTACCGAAGGAAGAGGTCACCACCGAAGGCGAGGCTGCTTCTTATAAGGGTGGATACACCCAGCAGGGAAATTCAATTGTGTTGAACCAACAGATTATTCTCGGAAAAAGAGTGTATGAACCTTCTGAATGGCCTGAATTCAGGGCCGCGGTTCAGGCGCAGAAAAACCTGGCTGGGATGCCTGTCATCCTTAAAAAGTGA
- a CDS encoding DUF485 domain-containing protein, which translates to MLHEHSNHEIGPDKAAEKKSKLGVKLFLIYTIIYFGFVIIGVFFSDLMGVYIIGGQNLAVVYGFGLIILAIVMGFIYNAMCTRLENKMNGGEES; encoded by the coding sequence ATGCTCCACGAACACTCAAATCATGAAATCGGCCCGGATAAAGCGGCTGAAAAGAAAAGCAAGCTTGGGGTCAAGCTTTTTTTAATTTACACGATCATTTATTTTGGATTCGTCATCATTGGGGTGTTTTTTTCCGACCTGATGGGCGTTTACATCATCGGAGGTCAGAACCTTGCAGTCGTTTACGGCTTTGGCCTGATTATCCTCGCCATTGTTATGGGCTTCATTTATAATGCGATGTGCACACGTCTTGAAAACAAAATGAATGGAGGGGAAGAGTCATGA
- a CDS encoding cation acetate symporter, producing MIYEVSIWAVIFFVFFVGLVLALSFYFGSKTKSASGYFAAGGNIHWGVNGIAFAGDYLSAASFLGICGMIAFAGYDGFLYSIGFLAGWVVALFIVAEPLKRMGKYTFADALDAKFNSKGIKLMASISTLVVSIFYLIPQMVGAGDLVVPLLGLPHWIGVIIVGSVVILIVATAGMTSTTYVQFIKGGLLIIFSTLITFFILNKGLDNPPRPDYIAPCSIEVEMKDGQMDFHNLEEYDYLSEVAVGKYLFVKLLHSGTERWYKVDSADDNSICLSETLSKTVLASGDVLYNGQPKSERMFYQVGHMSRIMEDGEEIESTGPVGPLGFLKRIEQSEMVLFKKSYFNDGAEKVTVWYQETRQGKDVMKPGLVFKVGKEASFWDKLNFASLMLALFLGTAALPHILIRYYTVRSQRAARKSTIVAIAAIGFFYILTMYMGFGAMINGVLDMESSNMSAPLLAKSFGVFIFSIVSAIAFSTVLGTVSGLIVASSGAIAHDFFDKYLNRKMNDKAKVRAGKLAAFGVGIAAILLGILFKGMNVSFLVGLAFAVAASANLPAIVMIIFWDKTTSKGIVASIFVGIVSAIVIILLSPSMFEQFRLPRESALMPFDNPGIISIPLSFITLVVVSLLTQKKKQALTP from the coding sequence ATGATATACGAAGTATCAATCTGGGCTGTCATATTTTTTGTTTTTTTTGTAGGTTTAGTGCTGGCGCTGTCTTTCTATTTTGGTTCGAAGACCAAATCTGCAAGTGGTTATTTCGCTGCCGGAGGCAATATTCACTGGGGCGTTAACGGAATTGCATTTGCCGGCGATTATCTTTCGGCTGCCTCTTTCCTGGGCATTTGCGGGATGATCGCATTTGCCGGGTACGATGGCTTTTTATATTCCATCGGGTTTCTGGCCGGCTGGGTGGTTGCCCTTTTTATTGTTGCCGAACCGCTTAAACGCATGGGGAAATATACGTTTGCCGATGCTTTGGATGCGAAATTCAACTCCAAAGGTATCAAGTTAATGGCCTCCATAAGCACGCTTGTGGTTTCCATCTTTTATCTGATCCCGCAAATGGTAGGAGCTGGTGATCTGGTAGTTCCATTGCTTGGTCTTCCGCATTGGATTGGAGTCATTATTGTTGGCTCAGTGGTAATTCTGATTGTTGCCACGGCCGGCATGACCTCCACCACCTATGTTCAGTTTATTAAAGGTGGTTTGCTGATTATATTTTCAACGCTTATTACTTTTTTTATTCTCAATAAAGGCCTCGATAACCCGCCCCGCCCCGATTATATTGCACCTTGCAGCATAGAGGTTGAGATGAAAGACGGGCAAATGGACTTTCATAACCTCGAAGAATATGATTATTTAAGTGAGGTTGCTGTGGGCAAATACCTTTTTGTTAAACTCTTGCATAGTGGTACTGAAAGGTGGTATAAGGTAGATTCTGCTGATGATAATTCCATTTGTCTGAGTGAAACCTTGTCAAAAACAGTTCTTGCAAGCGGCGATGTACTTTACAACGGCCAGCCCAAAAGTGAACGTATGTTTTACCAGGTAGGCCATATGAGCAGGATCATGGAAGATGGAGAAGAAATTGAAAGTACCGGTCCAGTTGGTCCGCTGGGCTTCCTTAAAAGAATTGAACAAAGTGAGATGGTATTGTTTAAGAAAAGCTATTTCAATGATGGAGCCGAAAAGGTGACAGTTTGGTACCAGGAAACGAGACAGGGTAAAGATGTAATGAAGCCTGGCCTGGTATTTAAAGTAGGAAAAGAGGCATCATTCTGGGATAAGCTCAATTTTGCCTCGCTGATGCTTGCACTGTTTCTGGGAACTGCTGCTTTACCACATATTCTGATCCGGTATTATACGGTTCGCAGCCAGCGTGCCGCAAGAAAATCCACCATTGTTGCCATTGCCGCCATTGGCTTCTTTTATATTCTAACCATGTATATGGGCTTCGGAGCCATGATCAATGGCGTACTCGATATGGAAAGCAGTAATATGTCGGCGCCATTGCTTGCCAAGTCGTTTGGTGTTTTTATTTTTTCTATAGTCTCAGCCATAGCTTTTTCTACTGTGTTGGGAACCGTGAGCGGACTTATTGTGGCATCATCAGGCGCTATCGCCCATGACTTTTTTGATAAGTACCTTAACCGGAAAATGAATGACAAAGCCAAGGTGAGAGCAGGAAAACTGGCCGCCTTTGGCGTTGGGATCGCCGCCATTCTCCTGGGTATTTTATTCAAAGGTATGAATGTATCGTTCCTGGTCGGACTGGCCTTTGCAGTTGCGGCTTCTGCAAATTTGCCGGCCATTGTGATGATCATTTTCTGGGATAAGACCACATCGAAAGGCATTGTTGCTTCCATCTTTGTGGGCATCGTATCGGCCATTGTGATTATTCTATTATCACCCAGTATGTTTGAACAGTTCAGGCTGCCCCGCGAAAGTGCATTGATGCCTTTCGATAATCCCGGAATCATTTCGATACCATTGTCATTTATCACCCTGGTTGTGGTTTCGCTGCTGACACAGAAGAAGAAGCAAGCACTTACACCGTGA
- a CDS encoding porin → MSRFVFTLAFILICWLPIHAQTELDERAVISFEKGLGFHAPDSAFGLNLRFRIQNRMGLKNTLGNDVLIDEVEARIRRLRLRIDGYTKNQRLTYFLQLSFSRDDQDWDNSKIPNVVRDAMVYYRFNPKFYIGFGQGKLPGNRQRINSSGQLQFADRSIVNAEFNIDRDFGLMLYFSDNLGVIDYNLKGAISSGEGRNNLKSDNGLAYTGRIELLPLGKFLFDGDFSEGDLVREIRPKLALSVGYSFNHKALKEAGQRGVFLYEPRDIHTFYGDLLFKYMGWAWSSELMQRNVDNPLTYAGEDSIHIVTGKGFTTQLSHYLINTWEVAGRFSMIEPDHKVSALEAAQTEYTLGVTKYIRKHRVKAQGNVTYGIFRPLTGPENAYLNVQFQVELGI, encoded by the coding sequence ATGAGCCGTTTTGTTTTTACCTTAGCCTTCATCCTTATATGTTGGCTTCCGATCCATGCCCAAACCGAACTTGATGAAAGAGCAGTGATCAGTTTTGAGAAAGGCCTGGGTTTTCATGCACCTGATAGCGCTTTTGGACTTAATCTTCGGTTTCGGATCCAAAACCGCATGGGTCTTAAAAACACTTTAGGGAATGATGTTTTAATTGATGAAGTTGAAGCCCGGATTCGTCGTCTCAGGCTGAGGATAGATGGATATACAAAAAATCAGAGGCTTACTTATTTCCTTCAGCTATCTTTCTCCCGCGATGATCAGGATTGGGACAATTCAAAAATTCCAAATGTGGTTCGCGATGCAATGGTCTATTATCGTTTCAATCCCAAATTTTATATAGGCTTTGGGCAGGGAAAACTGCCCGGCAACAGGCAGCGCATTAATTCATCAGGTCAACTGCAATTTGCTGATCGCTCAATTGTAAACGCTGAGTTTAATATTGACCGAGATTTTGGGCTAATGCTTTACTTCTCCGACAATCTTGGCGTGATTGATTATAATCTTAAGGGAGCCATATCAAGCGGCGAAGGCCGAAACAACCTGAAATCTGATAACGGCCTGGCTTACACCGGAAGGATTGAACTGCTGCCTCTAGGAAAGTTCCTTTTCGACGGGGATTTTTCTGAAGGGGATCTGGTAAGGGAAATAAGACCAAAACTTGCCCTGTCAGTTGGATACAGCTTTAATCATAAAGCCCTTAAAGAAGCTGGTCAGAGGGGAGTTTTTCTTTACGAACCCCGTGATATTCACACATTCTATGGTGATTTACTTTTTAAATATATGGGGTGGGCATGGTCATCGGAACTGATGCAACGAAATGTGGATAACCCGCTAACCTATGCAGGTGAGGACAGTATCCATATTGTCACAGGAAAAGGATTTACAACCCAGCTTAGTCACTATCTTATCAATACATGGGAAGTGGCGGGAAGGTTCTCAATGATTGAACCTGATCATAAGGTTTCCGCTCTTGAAGCGGCACAAACTGAATATACACTGGGAGTAACCAAATATATCCGCAAGCACAGGGTTAAAGCGCAGGGTAATGTGACTTATGGCATTTTCAGGCCTCTTACCGGGCCTGAAAATGCCTATTTAAATGTGCAGTTCCAGGTTGAACTTGGAATTTAG